Proteins from a genomic interval of Sphingobacterium sp. SYP-B4668:
- a CDS encoding class II glutamine amidotransferase, whose product MSDAIKHECGIALIRLLKPLSYYQEKYGTPYYGINKLYLLMEKQHNRGQDGAGIATIKFDTQPGSRYISRYRAMGASAVADIFEYVQKKFAAVQKAYPNESKDTTWLKEHVSFTGEVLLGHLRYGTHGKNSIESCHPFLRQNNWMTRNLVVAGNFNMTNVDELLQQLYELGQHPKEKADTVTVLEKIGHFLDDENQELFDKFKQEDYSNIEISSLIAKNLDVAKILTRSAKTWDGGYTIAGIFGHGDAFVMRDPAGIRPAFYYQDEEILVVASERPVIQTAFNIPIGSVKEIKPGHALIAKKDGTVTEEMFRQPVEKKSCSFERIYFSRGSDADIYKERKELGRLLLPQVLDAIDSDIKNTVFSFIPNTAEVSYYGMVEGVNTYVRDLQKQALLNRADKISDSELEEVLSMAPRFEKLNVKDAKLRTFITQDADRTDMVQHVYDTTYGIVRDHQDTIVAIDDSIVRGTTLKQSILTILDRLHPKKIVIVSSAPQIRYPDCYGIDMSRMGEFVAFEAAINLLKQKGMAHIIDEVYQKCLASLTKPKDEVENYVKAIYTPFTDDEISTEIAKIIRPHHLKAEVKVIFQTLDNLHQAIPDHKGDWYFSGDYPTPGGNKVVNKAFMNWVEGKNVRAYFSS is encoded by the coding sequence ATGAGTGACGCTATAAAACACGAGTGCGGAATCGCACTTATTCGATTGCTAAAACCCCTCTCTTATTATCAGGAAAAGTACGGCACGCCATATTATGGCATTAACAAGCTGTACCTATTAATGGAAAAACAACACAATCGTGGCCAAGACGGTGCCGGTATTGCGACCATTAAGTTTGATACTCAGCCTGGTAGTCGCTACATCAGTCGATATAGGGCGATGGGGGCATCTGCTGTTGCGGATATTTTTGAATATGTACAGAAGAAATTTGCTGCAGTGCAAAAAGCATATCCTAATGAATCTAAAGATACAACTTGGCTGAAGGAGCACGTCAGCTTCACTGGCGAGGTATTGCTAGGGCATCTAAGATATGGCACTCATGGGAAGAACAGTATAGAAAGCTGCCATCCTTTTCTTAGGCAAAATAATTGGATGACCCGTAATCTTGTCGTAGCTGGCAATTTCAACATGACCAATGTCGACGAATTGCTCCAGCAGCTTTATGAGCTTGGGCAACATCCCAAAGAGAAAGCAGATACCGTTACGGTATTGGAAAAAATCGGTCACTTCTTGGATGACGAGAATCAGGAGTTGTTTGATAAATTTAAACAGGAGGACTATTCTAATATAGAAATAAGTTCGTTGATTGCTAAAAATTTGGATGTTGCCAAGATATTAACCCGTTCAGCAAAAACATGGGATGGGGGTTACACTATTGCCGGTATTTTTGGGCATGGTGATGCTTTTGTGATGCGCGATCCTGCGGGTATTAGACCGGCATTCTACTACCAGGATGAGGAAATCCTCGTTGTGGCTTCTGAACGTCCAGTTATTCAGACGGCATTCAATATTCCTATTGGAAGCGTTAAGGAGATTAAACCTGGGCATGCACTTATTGCCAAGAAGGATGGCACTGTCACCGAAGAAATGTTCAGGCAGCCAGTTGAAAAGAAATCTTGTTCATTTGAACGAATTTATTTTTCAAGAGGATCTGATGCTGATATTTACAAAGAACGTAAGGAATTAGGACGTCTTTTATTACCTCAAGTATTAGATGCGATAGACTCGGATATCAAGAATACGGTTTTCTCTTTCATTCCAAATACAGCCGAAGTGTCATACTACGGCATGGTAGAGGGGGTGAATACATATGTTCGTGATTTGCAGAAGCAAGCGCTTTTGAATCGTGCTGATAAAATATCAGATAGCGAATTGGAAGAGGTATTAAGTATGGCTCCTCGATTTGAGAAGTTGAATGTAAAAGACGCTAAGCTTCGTACTTTCATTACACAAGATGCCGATCGTACCGACATGGTTCAACACGTATATGATACCACCTATGGAATCGTGCGTGATCATCAAGATACAATTGTTGCTATTGACGATTCCATTGTGAGAGGTACGACATTAAAGCAAAGTATCTTGACTATATTGGATCGGTTGCATCCTAAGAAGATAGTTATTGTTTCCTCAGCGCCACAAATTAGATATCCAGATTGTTATGGTATCGATATGTCTCGTATGGGTGAGTTCGTCGCTTTCGAGGCCGCCATCAACCTCTTGAAGCAAAAAGGAATGGCACATATCATTGACGAAGTCTATCAGAAGTGTTTAGCGTCATTGACCAAACCGAAAGATGAAGTTGAAAATTATGTGAAGGCTATTTATACACCATTCACGGATGATGAGATATCAACAGAAATCGCTAAAATCATCCGTCCCCATCATTTAAAAGCCGAAGTGAAGGTGATTTTCCAGACATTGGATAATTTACATCAGGCGATTCCTGATCATAAAGGGGATTGGTATTTCTCTGGTGACTACCCAACTCCTGGGGGAAATAAAGTTGTCAATAAGGCATTTATGAACTGGGTAGAAGGTAAAAATGTAAGAGCCTATTTTAGTAGTTAA
- the asnA gene encoding aspartate--ammonia ligase: MEGRELLRTEVAISFVKDTFSQQLKHNLNLIPISSPLVVLDGTGINDDLNGIERPVAFPIKALEERRAVVVHSLAKWKRLRLQELDMHVGEGILTDMRALRPDEDYTPIHSIYVDQWDWEKVISPEQRNLNFLKETVLKIFEALKFTEQQVERQYPHIKAILPEQITFVSSEELLQRYPTLSPKEREHAITKDLGAVFLYGIGGELSNGKAHDGRAADYDDWSTLNENGHNGLNGDILVWNPTLNIAFELSSMGIRVDKKALQHQLELRNNLDRASLTFHRLLLEDQLPEAIGGGIGQSRVCMFMLKKAHIGEVQVSIWDEEEKINLRDKGINIL; the protein is encoded by the coding sequence ATGGAAGGAAGAGAACTATTAAGAACTGAGGTTGCTATTAGCTTTGTAAAGGATACCTTTTCTCAGCAGCTCAAACACAATCTAAACCTAATACCTATTTCATCCCCTTTGGTGGTGTTGGATGGTACCGGAATCAATGATGACCTCAATGGCATAGAACGACCCGTGGCTTTTCCAATAAAAGCACTTGAAGAACGTAGAGCTGTGGTAGTACATTCGTTAGCAAAATGGAAACGACTACGTTTACAAGAATTGGATATGCACGTGGGCGAAGGTATCCTTACCGACATGCGTGCACTTCGCCCTGACGAAGACTACACTCCTATCCATTCCATATACGTAGACCAATGGGATTGGGAAAAAGTGATCAGTCCTGAACAACGAAATCTAAACTTCCTAAAGGAGACAGTACTCAAAATATTTGAGGCCTTAAAATTTACAGAACAACAAGTCGAAAGACAATACCCTCATATCAAAGCAATTTTGCCAGAACAAATTACCTTTGTCTCTTCTGAAGAATTATTGCAACGCTATCCTACGCTGTCACCAAAAGAACGTGAGCACGCTATCACCAAGGACTTGGGAGCAGTTTTCTTATATGGAATTGGAGGCGAACTTAGCAATGGTAAGGCTCACGACGGCCGTGCGGCAGACTATGATGACTGGAGTACGCTCAATGAAAATGGCCATAATGGTCTCAATGGGGACATCCTTGTCTGGAACCCAACACTGAATATAGCATTCGAATTGTCTTCTATGGGTATTCGGGTGGATAAGAAGGCATTACAACATCAATTAGAGCTCCGCAACAACCTTGACCGCGCATCTTTGACTTTTCACCGATTATTACTTGAAGACCAACTTCCAGAGGCTATCGGAGGCGGGATAGGACAATCAAGAGTATGTATGTTTATGCTTAAGAAAGCACATATTGGAGAAGTGCAAGTAAGTATATGGGACGAGGAAGAAAAAATAAACCTGCGAGATAAAGGAATAAACATTTTATAA
- a CDS encoding aminotransferase class I/II-fold pyridoxal phosphate-dependent enzyme yields MNIDFNKATFKDFENIPGFDLADRAEVFYDFLKFMRDNGHMNYRLRTESACAPQMDVILTGETKSRNYISYVSNDYLGFTQHPKVKAAAIAGIEKFGTGAGASPLIGGHFEYHELLEQKIAGFFGKPADWSTIYTTGYTANSSTLMSLLQKEDLAIVDMAVHTSVHEGCILTNKKTFPHNNLESLEHILKLAQGQYRTKLVIVDGVYSQDGDVAPLKEIYLLAKKYGAYLMVDDAHGIGVVGATGRGVLEETGLLDKVDFITGTFSKTFGNIGGYVIANPKLTAFLKFQARQQIFSATSNASALGIVKAIELIDEEPIWMDRLRDNIHHFKNGLKGLGLDVGNTQSAIIPVKIGDPHLTGDIGRMLLEQGIYTNPILYPAVPKKDARIRMSLSASHTREQLDKTIDAFAYISKELNLVQV; encoded by the coding sequence ATGAATATAGATTTTAACAAAGCAACCTTCAAGGATTTTGAAAATATCCCAGGGTTTGACCTAGCCGATCGAGCAGAAGTATTTTATGATTTCCTTAAATTTATGAGGGACAACGGACACATGAACTATCGGTTGCGTACAGAGAGTGCCTGTGCACCTCAGATGGATGTTATCCTGACTGGAGAAACCAAGAGCCGTAATTATATAAGCTATGTGTCGAATGATTATCTAGGGTTTACACAGCATCCGAAAGTCAAGGCCGCAGCAATTGCTGGTATTGAAAAATTTGGTACTGGAGCTGGTGCATCTCCTCTGATTGGTGGACATTTTGAGTATCATGAACTCCTCGAGCAAAAGATTGCCGGCTTTTTTGGTAAACCTGCTGATTGGTCAACTATTTATACAACAGGGTATACCGCCAATAGCTCAACATTGATGTCGCTTTTGCAGAAAGAAGATTTAGCGATAGTAGACATGGCGGTGCATACTAGTGTACATGAAGGGTGTATATTGACAAACAAAAAGACATTTCCGCATAATAATTTGGAATCTTTGGAGCATATTCTTAAGTTAGCACAAGGGCAGTACCGCACTAAATTAGTGATTGTAGATGGCGTTTATTCGCAGGATGGGGATGTGGCACCGTTGAAAGAGATTTATTTACTAGCAAAAAAATACGGAGCCTATCTCATGGTGGACGATGCGCATGGTATTGGGGTTGTTGGCGCTACCGGGAGAGGTGTACTGGAAGAGACAGGTCTTTTGGACAAGGTAGATTTTATTACGGGTACCTTTAGTAAGACTTTTGGAAACATTGGTGGATATGTTATTGCAAACCCGAAGCTAACAGCATTTCTTAAGTTTCAGGCTAGACAACAGATTTTTTCAGCGACCTCCAATGCTTCTGCATTAGGGATTGTCAAGGCAATTGAGCTGATAGATGAAGAACCGATCTGGATGGATAGGTTGAGAGATAATATCCACCATTTTAAAAATGGATTAAAAGGGTTAGGTTTAGATGTGGGCAATACGCAATCTGCTATTATTCCAGTAAAAATAGGTGATCCGCATTTAACCGGAGATATTGGACGTATGCTGTTGGAACAGGGGATTTACACCAATCCTATTTTGTATCCCGCCGTGCCGAAGAAAGATGCCCGTATTAGGATGAGTCTATCTGCATCGCATACACGAGAACAATTAGATAAAACAATTGATGCTTTTGCATACATTAGCAAAGAATTGAATCTAGTACAAGTATAA
- a CDS encoding TetR/AcrR family transcriptional regulator, whose product MERKIVDGEIRNKERTKQKLLDAVGEILRTEGHAKLGVNNIANRAGVSKKLIYRYFEDVDNLVETYVKQKDYWLALNDGMSGLIENNSHDFGKELAGSFLENLFMHLEHLPETQKVILWEISEKSKIMKDISEVRETIGNELFKMTDPYFEGSDVDLRAAYAIMLGGIYYLNLHANATGGTFCEIDTKSDIGKARVSKMLRMLIGYCFDDAGTKNK is encoded by the coding sequence ATGGAACGAAAGATTGTTGATGGAGAGATCAGGAATAAGGAACGTACAAAGCAGAAGTTATTAGACGCTGTTGGGGAAATCCTTAGAACTGAAGGACATGCCAAGTTGGGAGTGAATAATATTGCAAATAGAGCTGGGGTAAGCAAGAAATTAATATATAGGTACTTTGAGGATGTGGATAATTTGGTGGAAACCTATGTGAAACAGAAGGATTACTGGCTCGCTTTAAATGATGGGATGTCTGGTTTAATTGAAAACAATAGTCACGATTTTGGAAAGGAATTGGCGGGAAGTTTTTTAGAGAATTTGTTTATGCATTTAGAGCACCTGCCCGAAACTCAGAAAGTGATTCTCTGGGAGATTTCTGAAAAAAGTAAAATCATGAAGGATATAAGTGAGGTTAGAGAAACGATTGGGAATGAGCTTTTCAAAATGACCGACCCTTATTTTGAAGGGTCGGATGTGGATTTAAGAGCCGCGTATGCGATTATGTTGGGCGGTATTTATTATCTCAATCTGCATGCTAACGCTACAGGAGGTACATTTTGTGAGATCGATACCAAATCAGATATTGGAAAAGCACGCGTCAGTAAAATGTTGCGAATGTTAATTGGTTACTGTTTTGATGATGCTGGAACTAAAAATAAATAA